One window from the genome of Hypanus sabinus isolate sHypSab1 chromosome 16, sHypSab1.hap1, whole genome shotgun sequence encodes:
- the LOC132406546 gene encoding dnaJ homolog subfamily B member 1-like, which yields MGKDYYKVLGIQKGAADDEIKKAYRKMALKYHPDKNKSPDAEDQFKEIAEAYDVLSDPKKREIYDQFGEEGLKGGGSAGPNGTNFQYTFHGDPHAVFAEFFGGRSPFDMFFGQRNGEEDMDIDDDPLSSFSGFGMGGMGGMGGMGGLPGFHRARTSAKKQDPPVTHELKVSLEEIFAGCTKKMKIRRKRLNPDRQTLRQEDTILTIDVKKGWKEGTKITFPKQGDETANNIPADIIFVLKDKPHPVFKRSGSDIIYTAKISLREALCGCSVTVPTLDKKTRTMALKDVIQPGSQRRISGEGLPLPKQPDQRGDLVVEFEVHLPESLSSTTHEKLKELLPL from the exons ATGGGGAAGGATTATTATAAAGTCCTCGGCATTCAGAAAGGAGCAGCAGATGATGAAATCAAAAAGGCATACAGGAAGATGGCCTTAAAGTACCACCCTGACAAAAACAAATCACCAGATGCAGAGGACCAGTTCAAGGAAATTGCTGAAGCTTACGATGTACTGAGTGACCCCAAGAAACGGGAGATTTATGACCAGTTTGGAGAAGAAG GATTAAAGGGTGGTGGATCTGCTGGTCCCAATGGCACCAACTTCCAGTATACCTTCCACGGAGACCCTCATGCAGTCTTTGCAGAGTTTTTTGGTGGGCGAAGTCCCTTCGACATGTTTTTTGGCCAGAGAAATGGCGAAGAGGACATGGACATCGATgatgacccactgagctccttcAGTGGGTTTGGCATGGGTGGCATGGGGGGCATGGGGGGCATGGGCGGCTTGCCTGGTTTCCATCGAGCGCGGACATCTGCCAAGAAGCAGGATCCCCCAGTCACTCATGAGCTGAAAGTTTCTCTGGAAGAGATTTTCGCCGGCTGCACCAAAAAGATGAAGATCCGACGGAAGCGCCTGAATCCTGATCGGCAGACGCTGAGGCAGGAAGACACCATTCTGACAATTGATGTCAAGAAGGGCTGGAAGGAAGGGACAAAAATCACTTTCCCCAAACAAGGTGATGAAACGGCCAACAATATTCCTGCAGACataatctttgttctaaaggacaAGCCACATCCCGTCTTCAAGCGGAGTGGATCTGATATCATCTACACAGCAAAAATCAGCCTCCGGGAG GCTTTATGTGGTTGCTCAGTGACTGTACCAACACTGGATAAGAAAACTCGCACAATGGCCCTGAAGGATGTCATCCAGCCAGGATCACAGCGGAGAATATCAGGGGAAGGGTTACCACTGCCAAAGCAGCCGGACCAGCGAGGGGATTTAGTGGTCGAGTTCGAAGTGCACCTTCCTGAGTCCCTGTCGAGCACAACACACGAGAAGCTGAAGGAGCTGCTGCCACTGTAA